A stretch of the Bubalus kerabau isolate K-KA32 ecotype Philippines breed swamp buffalo chromosome 11, PCC_UOA_SB_1v2, whole genome shotgun sequence genome encodes the following:
- the FOSL2 gene encoding fos-related antigen 2 isoform X4, protein MPGSGSAFIPTINAITTSQDLQWMVQPTVITSMSSPYPRSHPYSPLPGLASVPGHMALPRPGVIKTIGTTVGRRRRDEQLSPEEEEKRRIRRERNKLAAAKCRNRRRELTEKLQAETEELEEEKSGLQKEIAELQKEKEKLEFMLVAHGPVCKISPEERRSPPASGLQALRSGASGGVGAVVVKQEPLEEDSPSSSSAGLDKAQRSVIKPISIAGGFYGEEPLHTPIVVTSTPAITPGTSNLVFTYPSVLEQESPASPSESCSKAHRRSSSSGDQSSDSLNSPTLLAL, encoded by the exons ATGCCTGGCTCAGGCAGCGCCTTCATCCCTACCATCAACGCCATCACGACCAGCCAGGATCTGCAGTGGATGGTGCAGCCCACGGTGATCACTTCCATGTCCAGCCCATACCCCCGCTCGCACCCCTACAGCCCCCTGCCAGGCCTGGCTTCTGTCCCCGGGCACATGGCCCTCCCGAGACCCGGTGTGATCAAGACCATTGGCACCACGGTGGGCCGCAGGAGGAGAGATGAGCAG CTGTCCCCTGAAGAGGAGGAGAAGCGTCGAATTCGGAGGGAGAGGAACAAGCTGGCTGCGGCCAAGTGCCGGAACCGCCGCCGGGAGCTGACGGAGAAGCTGCAGGCG GAGACCGAGGAGCTGGAGGAAGAGAAGTCGGGCCTGCAGAAGGAGATCGCTGAactgcagaaagagaaagagaagctggAGTTCATGCTGGTGGCCCATGGGCCCGTGTGCAAGATCAGTCCCGAGGAACGCCGGTCCCCGCCGGCCTCCGGGCTGCAGGCCCTGCGCAGCGGGGCCAGTGGAGGGGTCGGTGCCGTGGTGGTGAAACAggagcccctggaagaggacagcCCCTCGTCCTCATCGGCGGGGCTGGACAAGGCCCAGCGCTCCGTGATCAAGCCCATCAGCATTGCTGGGGGCTTCTATGGCGAGGAGCCCCTGCACACCCCCATCGTGGTGACCTCCACTCCTGCCATCACTCCGGGCACCTCGAACCTCGTCTTCACCTACCCCAGCGTGCTGGAGCAGGAGTCGCCAGCATCGCCTTCTGAGTCCTGCTCCAAGGCTCACCGCAGAAGCAGTAGCAGTGGGGACCAGTCATCAGACTCTTTGAACTCCCCTACTCTGCTGGCTCTGTAA
- the FOSL2 gene encoding fos-related antigen 2 isoform X3, with the protein MSVTPPGLKKFRVDMPGSGSAFIPTINAITTSQDLQWMVQPTVITSMSSPYPRSHPYSPLPGLASVPGHMALPRPGVIKTIGTTVGRRRRDEQLSPEEEEKRRIRRERNKLAAAKCRNRRRELTEKLQAETEELEEEKSGLQKEIAELQKEKEKLEFMLVAHGPVCKISPEERRSPPASGLQALRSGASGGVGAVVVKQEPLEEDSPSSSSAGLDKAQRSVIKPISIAGGFYGEEPLHTPIVVTSTPAITPGTSNLVFTYPSVLEQESPASPSESCSKAHRRSSSSGDQSSDSLNSPTLLAL; encoded by the exons aAATTCCGGGTAGATATGCCTGGCTCAGGCAGCGCCTTCATCCCTACCATCAACGCCATCACGACCAGCCAGGATCTGCAGTGGATGGTGCAGCCCACGGTGATCACTTCCATGTCCAGCCCATACCCCCGCTCGCACCCCTACAGCCCCCTGCCAGGCCTGGCTTCTGTCCCCGGGCACATGGCCCTCCCGAGACCCGGTGTGATCAAGACCATTGGCACCACGGTGGGCCGCAGGAGGAGAGATGAGCAG CTGTCCCCTGAAGAGGAGGAGAAGCGTCGAATTCGGAGGGAGAGGAACAAGCTGGCTGCGGCCAAGTGCCGGAACCGCCGCCGGGAGCTGACGGAGAAGCTGCAGGCG GAGACCGAGGAGCTGGAGGAAGAGAAGTCGGGCCTGCAGAAGGAGATCGCTGAactgcagaaagagaaagagaagctggAGTTCATGCTGGTGGCCCATGGGCCCGTGTGCAAGATCAGTCCCGAGGAACGCCGGTCCCCGCCGGCCTCCGGGCTGCAGGCCCTGCGCAGCGGGGCCAGTGGAGGGGTCGGTGCCGTGGTGGTGAAACAggagcccctggaagaggacagcCCCTCGTCCTCATCGGCGGGGCTGGACAAGGCCCAGCGCTCCGTGATCAAGCCCATCAGCATTGCTGGGGGCTTCTATGGCGAGGAGCCCCTGCACACCCCCATCGTGGTGACCTCCACTCCTGCCATCACTCCGGGCACCTCGAACCTCGTCTTCACCTACCCCAGCGTGCTGGAGCAGGAGTCGCCAGCATCGCCTTCTGAGTCCTGCTCCAAGGCTCACCGCAGAAGCAGTAGCAGTGGGGACCAGTCATCAGACTCTTTGAACTCCCCTACTCTGCTGGCTCTGTAA
- the FOSL2 gene encoding fos-related antigen 2 isoform X2, translating to MCLSIRPSSSSKEPFKPEGLKFRVDMPGSGSAFIPTINAITTSQDLQWMVQPTVITSMSSPYPRSHPYSPLPGLASVPGHMALPRPGVIKTIGTTVGRRRRDEQLSPEEEEKRRIRRERNKLAAAKCRNRRRELTEKLQAETEELEEEKSGLQKEIAELQKEKEKLEFMLVAHGPVCKISPEERRSPPASGLQALRSGASGGVGAVVVKQEPLEEDSPSSSSAGLDKAQRSVIKPISIAGGFYGEEPLHTPIVVTSTPAITPGTSNLVFTYPSVLEQESPASPSESCSKAHRRSSSSGDQSSDSLNSPTLLAL from the exons aAATTCCGGGTAGATATGCCTGGCTCAGGCAGCGCCTTCATCCCTACCATCAACGCCATCACGACCAGCCAGGATCTGCAGTGGATGGTGCAGCCCACGGTGATCACTTCCATGTCCAGCCCATACCCCCGCTCGCACCCCTACAGCCCCCTGCCAGGCCTGGCTTCTGTCCCCGGGCACATGGCCCTCCCGAGACCCGGTGTGATCAAGACCATTGGCACCACGGTGGGCCGCAGGAGGAGAGATGAGCAG CTGTCCCCTGAAGAGGAGGAGAAGCGTCGAATTCGGAGGGAGAGGAACAAGCTGGCTGCGGCCAAGTGCCGGAACCGCCGCCGGGAGCTGACGGAGAAGCTGCAGGCG GAGACCGAGGAGCTGGAGGAAGAGAAGTCGGGCCTGCAGAAGGAGATCGCTGAactgcagaaagagaaagagaagctggAGTTCATGCTGGTGGCCCATGGGCCCGTGTGCAAGATCAGTCCCGAGGAACGCCGGTCCCCGCCGGCCTCCGGGCTGCAGGCCCTGCGCAGCGGGGCCAGTGGAGGGGTCGGTGCCGTGGTGGTGAAACAggagcccctggaagaggacagcCCCTCGTCCTCATCGGCGGGGCTGGACAAGGCCCAGCGCTCCGTGATCAAGCCCATCAGCATTGCTGGGGGCTTCTATGGCGAGGAGCCCCTGCACACCCCCATCGTGGTGACCTCCACTCCTGCCATCACTCCGGGCACCTCGAACCTCGTCTTCACCTACCCCAGCGTGCTGGAGCAGGAGTCGCCAGCATCGCCTTCTGAGTCCTGCTCCAAGGCTCACCGCAGAAGCAGTAGCAGTGGGGACCAGTCATCAGACTCTTTGAACTCCCCTACTCTGCTGGCTCTGTAA